The Elusimicrobiota bacterium genome has a window encoding:
- a CDS encoding undecaprenyl-diphosphate phosphatase codes for MPWYLCFILGVVQGITEFLPISSSGHLVIMQTLFNLQTADKALILFDCLLHIATLLAVVVFLGRSIIFLLKDVFDSNVTVRNGALKYIVMILITTVITGIIGVMFKDTFERVFNSAKVVALLLIVNGTVIWFSQKVAAGRKVKELNKISILDSLWIGIAQGLAITPGISRSGSTISAAFVLGWSPVLAAEYSFLSSIPAIAGATLLELLKMEYSINPGMMLSFGIGMIAAFAIGFVSLKFLWGILIKRNWQVFAYYCWATGLAMFVLFSIK; via the coding sequence ATGCCATGGTATTTATGTTTTATTCTCGGGGTGGTACAAGGGATAACAGAATTTTTGCCGATATCATCTTCGGGGCATCTCGTTATCATGCAGACATTGTTCAACCTGCAAACCGCGGATAAAGCGTTAATTTTGTTTGATTGCTTGTTGCATATAGCGACACTGCTTGCTGTAGTTGTATTTCTTGGACGCAGTATTATATTTTTATTGAAAGATGTCTTTGATTCCAATGTCACTGTGCGTAATGGCGCGTTAAAATATATTGTAATGATCCTCATAACTACTGTTATTACCGGAATAATAGGTGTGATGTTCAAGGATACGTTTGAGAGAGTGTTTAATTCCGCAAAAGTTGTAGCATTATTATTGATAGTTAACGGTACGGTTATTTGGTTCAGCCAGAAAGTTGCTGCTGGTAGGAAAGTTAAGGAATTGAATAAAATCAGTATCCTTGATAGTTTGTGGATTGGTATTGCGCAGGGGTTAGCTATAACTCCCGGGATTTCAAGGTCAGGGTCAACAATAAGCGCTGCGTTTGTGTTGGGATGGTCGCCAGTTTTAGCTGCGGAGTATTCTTTTTTATCGTCAATCCCTGCAATTGCTGGCGCAACGTTGTTGGAATTGCTTAAAATGGAATACAGTATTAATCCTGGGATGATGTTAAGTTTTGGTATTGGTATGATAGCTGCATTTGCTATCGGTTTTGTTTCGTTAAAGTTTTTATGGGGTATCCTTATCAAACGTAACTGGCAGGTGTTTGCATATTATTGTTGGGCTACGGGGCTTGCGATGTTCGTTTTGTTTAGTATTAAGTAA
- a CDS encoding winged helix-turn-helix domain-containing protein yields MINEEIIGTVAGKVWQYLNTNGATAVLKLKFELSLDNRMLFLSLGWLAREGKIVLQPDLEAKDVIVDLNK; encoded by the coding sequence ATGATAAACGAGGAAATTATTGGTACGGTAGCGGGAAAAGTATGGCAGTACCTTAATACTAACGGTGCTACTGCTGTGTTGAAACTTAAGTTTGAACTCTCCCTTGATAACCGGATGTTGTTTCTATCATTAGGTTGGCTTGCGAGGGAAGGTAAAATTGTCCTGCAACCAGATCTTGAAGCTAAAGATGTAATAGTCGACCTTAATAAATAG
- the accB gene encoding acetyl-CoA carboxylase biotin carboxyl carrier protein: protein MPQEDKNGKKENDSINGNNANPAMIRELKSLYQLMRDENIVNLQIEDEGKKVHLKRYEKVSEQVIVETHVPMSATRTLLPSASQSIGATQQGVKQDSAVKHGFKEIKAPLIGIFYRSPSPSSPAFVEVGQVVNPGQTLCIIEAMKVMNEVTANSKCKIEKILVENNHAVTAGQVIFWVSPA from the coding sequence ATGCCGCAGGAAGATAAAAACGGGAAGAAAGAAAATGATAGTATAAACGGTAACAACGCTAACCCGGCAATGATACGCGAGTTAAAGTCGTTGTATCAACTTATGCGGGATGAAAATATTGTTAACCTTCAGATTGAAGATGAAGGTAAGAAAGTTCATCTTAAACGGTATGAGAAGGTAAGTGAACAGGTTATCGTAGAAACCCATGTGCCAATGTCCGCTACAAGGACATTATTACCTTCAGCATCCCAAAGCATTGGGGCAACACAACAGGGTGTAAAACAGGATTCCGCTGTTAAACATGGATTTAAGGAAATTAAAGCGCCGTTAATTGGAATTTTCTATCGTTCACCATCACCGAGTTCACCGGCATTTGTTGAAGTAGGACAGGTAGTTAATCCCGGGCAAACGTTATGTATTATCGAAGCAATGAAAGTAATGAATGAAGTTACAGCAAATAGTAAGTGTAAGATTGAAAAAATATTGGTTGAAAACAATCATGCGGTTACTGCCGGGCAGGTAATTTTTTGGGTAAGCCCGGCGTAA
- a CDS encoding S1 RNA-binding domain-containing protein yields the protein IRIVSDILESNGSSSMASVCGGTLALMDAGVPIKSTVAGISIGLVYEEGKYVLLTDIQGEEDHAGDMDFKVAGTRKGVTAIQMDLKTPGVALSLLKEALEQAKSGRFAIMDIMEQTIGQSKKELSTYAPRMVQVKVPVNKIREVIGPGGKIINKIQDETGATISIEDDGTTSISAPNGESLKAAKEWVEGIIAEVEIGKIYTGKVTRVENFGAFVEVLPGKEGLVHISQIAQHRVQNVTDEVNLGDTIKVKAMEIDSKGRLNLSRKAAMGE from the coding sequence TATCCGCATAGTTTCGGATATACTGGAATCTAACGGTTCATCGTCAATGGCGTCAGTTTGTGGTGGAACATTGGCGCTAATGGATGCCGGTGTACCGATTAAGAGTACGGTGGCAGGGATTTCTATCGGGTTAGTTTATGAAGAAGGAAAATATGTTTTGTTGACTGATATCCAGGGTGAAGAAGATCATGCTGGGGATATGGATTTCAAAGTAGCGGGAACACGGAAAGGTGTTACTGCGATACAGATGGACCTCAAAACACCCGGGGTTGCGTTGTCATTATTGAAAGAAGCTTTGGAACAAGCGAAGTCCGGACGGTTTGCGATTATGGATATTATGGAACAAACAATCGGACAGTCAAAGAAAGAACTTTCAACATATGCACCGCGGATGGTACAGGTAAAAGTGCCGGTTAATAAAATACGCGAAGTAATAGGACCTGGCGGAAAAATTATTAATAAAATCCAGGATGAAACTGGTGCGACTATTAGCATAGAAGATGATGGTACAACATCAATATCTGCGCCTAATGGCGAATCATTGAAGGCAGCTAAGGAATGGGTGGAAGGTATAATTGCGGAAGTTGAAATCGGGAAAATTTATACCGGAAAAGTAACCCGTGTAGAAAACTTTGGCGCGTTTGTTGAAGTATTGCCTGGGAAAGAAGGGCTTGTACATATAAGCCAGATAGCACAGCATCGTGTCCAAAATGTTACGGATGAAGTTAATTTAGGGGATACGATTAAGGTTAAAGCAATGGAGATTGACAGTAAGGGACGGTTGAATCTTTCACGTAAGGCTGCGATGGGGGAATAA